The DNA region CCGGGATGCGGTAAACGGTGTCCGACCGCGGGTCTTTCGGGATTCCGTTTCAACCTTTTTTCCGGGCAAAGGCTTGTTCAGGTTCCGCTTGTGTGTACGGTCTTCCGTTGACGGAGGACCGTTTTTTTGTCGTTCCGAAGAAGAACAGGGAATTTTTTTCTTTACACCGAAATTCCACAAAACTCCGTATCTTCCGATATAATAATTGTACGTCATCATTCGAGTATTCAATAAAATCGGTTTTTGGAGGAATTCGATGGGCAAACAAGTGCCGGCTTCTCTCGCTTGGGATCAGGAACACCCCAAGGTGAGGGATTTGATCGAAAATATCGAAAAAGTGATGGTGGGCAAACGCCCGGTCATTGAACTGTGCATCGCGGCACTGCTGGCGGGAGGCCATGTGCTTCTGGAAGATGTGCCCGGTGTCGGCAAAACCATGTTGGTGAAGGCGTTGTCCCGTTCTTTGGGGTGCAAATTCAGCCGCATCCAATTCACGCCGGATTTGCTTCCCTCCGATGTGACCGGGGTGTCCATTTTCAACCAAAAAACCTTGGAGTTTGAATTCCGTCCCGGTCCGTTGATGGCCCATGTCGTGCTGGCCGACGAAATCAACCGAACCTCCCCGAAGACACAGGCCGCGCTGCTCGAAGCGATGGAAGAGGGCGCCGTGACGGTGGACGGACGGACCTGGACGCTGGAACCCCCGTTTTTCGTGATCGCCACCCAAAACCCGATCGAGTACGAAGGAACCTTTCCCCTCCCCGAAGCCCAGTTGGACCGCTTTCTCATCAAGCTGAGTCTGGGGTATCCGTCGCCTGACCAGGAAATGGAGATGCTGCGCCGTTTCCGCCTGAAACATCCCGTCAACACCGTGGGGCAGGTGTGGAGCACCGAGGACTTGATCCGGCTGCAGGAGCAAGTGCGGCAAGTTCACGTGGATGATTCACTGGTCCGATACATCGTGCGGATCGTGGATGAGACCCGCAAAACGGAAGATTTCATGCTGGGGGCCAGCCCGCGAGCCAGCATGGCCCTGTATCGCTGCGCACAGGCGCTGGCGTTTTGCCGCGGACGGGATTATGTTGTTCCCGACGACGTGAAACGGTTGGTACCGCACGTGCTCGCCCACCGCGTGCTGACCGCTCCCAAAGCGAGGCTCTCCGGTCTGACTCCGGAAGAAATCTTGGATCGGATCTTGCACCGGGTGTCGGTGCCGGTTCTTCCGGAATGAGGGAGTGGAAGATGGTCCGCAAGCGGAACGGATGGTGGCCGCTCGTCGCGTTCACCATGCTCTCGGCGGTGCTGGCCGTTTGGGTCGGAGGATTTGTGGCGGGCTTTCTGTTTTGGATCGGGCTGGGGCTTCTGGTGTATGAGGGATTGGTCGCGATGATTTGCTTTGCGGGGGCATCGGTGGATCGTGAACTCTCGTCGACCCGGCTGACGGCGGGCGAAGATCTGGAAGTCCGGTTGCGGGTGCGGAGAGATTTTCGCTGGCCGCTGTACTGGTTCATGGTGAGGGACAAGAGTGATTTGGAGCACTCGGTGTCGGGCCTTCGGGCAGAGTTTTTGGTCACGAGTGAGAGCGAGGAGTTTGAATACCGCGTGTACCATCTGAAACGGGGGCGGTATGCCTTCGCGGGAGCGGAGCTTCAGGCGGGAGATCTGTTCGGTTTCATGTCCCGGACCCGGTTTCAGGAAGACCCGCGCACCCTGACCGTCTATCCGCGTCTGATGCCGGTGGACAAGCTTCCGGAGGGGTGGTCGGCCGGTGAAACGAACCGGAAACACCGCCTTCTGGAAGATTCCGGGGTGGTCACCGGGATCCGCAATTACCGACACGGAGACCGTCTCCAGCTCATCCACTGGAAAGCGAGCAGCCGTGGCCAGGGATGGAAGGTGAAGGAGTTTGACCGGAGCGCATCCGCGCAAATCCTGCTGCTCCTGGATCAACGGGCGTCGGCTTACCGGGGGCGCGGGGAGCATGTGTTTGAACACGCCGTTTCTCTCACCGCGTCACTCGTCAGGGAATGGATGGACCGCAGGATTCCCGTGTCGGTGATGCTGGGAGGAAAAACGCCCGTCCGCCTGCCGACGGTGGCAACGGAAGATCAGTTCATGCGCTTGATGGAATATTTGGTGGACGTCAAACCGGACGGGTCCGCCTTGCCGGATGTGCGGTGGGTGTTCGGACACCGCGGAGGCGGCCGGCTGCACGTGGTGATGGTTTGCGCGGCCGAAGATGATGCCGTTCGCGCATTTGCCCGTGAATTGAACCGGATCGGGAGCAGCTTCCAATGCCTGGACGTGGCCGGGCGCGAGCGTGTTGCCGAAACGGGCGGACCGGCGAAAGCGTTTGCGTCAAACCGGCGTCCGTGAGACGGAAAGGGGGGAATGAAAACATGCTCCGGTCTGAACGAATGGATGCTTTGACGTCCGGAAGGAAGGCGATCCTTCTGTCGGTGGCGTCACTGATGTTCATCGAAGTGTGGGTGCCGCTGGCGGATTGGACGTTGACCCGGAAACCGGAGATCTTTTTCCTGTCATTCCCCGCTTTTCTCGCTGTCCGTCTGTTTGTGCGGAACCGGCTGTTGGACCTGGTGCTCGGCCTGTTCATCGTTCATGTCCTGATGAATCTCATTTATCACCCCGATCTGGGGCCGTTTGCCGCCGAGTGGTGGACATCTGTCTGGATAACCGGATTCCGGGAGGCTGTTTCGCTTGAGCCCGGAGACCTGTTGGCGGCGGGCGAGTCCACCGTCATTCGTTCGCTCCTCTTTTTTCCCGTGATCCGGATCGTTGCCGGAGCATGGGGACACTGTCTGGCTTCCGCCCGTCTGTTTTGGCTTCCGTTCGGGGTGTCGGCGGCTTTTTTGTTGGTCATGGAACCGACCCGGGAAGTGAGCGGTCCGCTCATCCGGCTGACGATGTACGGGCTTTTGCTGGCAGCCTGGTTCCGGCAGGAAGAACTCGAAAACCGGTCGGGAACATCCCAAGGAAAAATGTGGCGGGTGGCGGTGGCTTTTCTGGTGGCGCTGGTGTTGGTGAACACGGCTTCCTCTTTTCCCGGGAACCAGGTGCGCGATGCGGTTTCCTGGAAAGAGTGGCTGGAAGAAGCGGTGGAAGGAAGCACGGCCTCGCGCATCGGGTACGGACGGAGCGACGAGGATCTGGGCGGACCTTTGAAACAGGACAACCGGCCGGTGTTCGAAGCCGAAGTGGACGCTCCGTATTATTGGCGCGGGGAATCCAAAGAAGTGTATACCGGACGGGGATGGGACAAAGGACCCTACTACATGAAGCTGCACCTCGGCCACCTCGTTCCGGAAGCCGACGGAGCGGTGACGATTGCGCGCAACGAGTCGTTTTACAACGTGTTTCTGAAAGGGCAAGAAACGACCAATCACGTGAACGTGCGAATCAGAAAACCGTTCACGGACACCCTGTTCGTTCCCGGAGAAGCGTTTCGCGTGAATCACGTGAACGAAGAACCCGCAACGGGAGCCGTTGATTTTGTTCTCCATGACCGCATGTTCACCTCCCGGCTGTTTCACACGGGGGAGGAGCCGCTTCGAAGCTATGCGCTGGAATCCCGTCTGCCGGAGATCCGTGAGGACCTTCTCCGTCAAAAAAAGAGCAGGGGGGCCGGCTTGCAGTATCTCACGTTCGTGGCCCTGCCCGACACCGTCCCGCCCCGCGTGGCCGAACTGGCCCGGCGTTTGACGGAATCCGCGGGCACCGATTACGACAAAGTGAAAGCCGTGGAAAACTGGCTCCGGTCCGGAGATCTGGAGTATGAAACGGAAAAAGTGCCCGTGACTCCTCCGGGGCGTGATTTCGTGGATCATTTCCTGTTCGAATCCAAGACGGGATATTGTGATCATTTCTCCACTTCCATGGTGGTGCTCTTGCGGTCCGTGGGCATTCCCGCCCGTTGGGTCAAAGGATTCACCGCCGGGGAGTTCCGGTATGATGCCGATATCGGCAAGTACCGGGTCACCGTGAGGAACCGTCATGCCCACTCCTGGGTGGAAGTCTATTTTCAGGATGTGGGATGGATCCCGTTTGAGCCCACGCCGCCGTTCCGGTTTCCGTCTCCCGCCGACGACCGGCCGGACGGGTGGGACGGAACTCCGGTCGAAGGGGATGTTTCGGGAACCTGGGAGGATGCGGAAACGAGCCCGGACGCCGGTCAGCCGCAGACCGAAGGAGGGCAAGCCGAAAACAAAGGTGCGGATGTTTTCGCCCGCTGGTTGATTCCGGGGGCGACGGGCATTCTGATCTTGCTGGCGCTGGTGCGGATCCTGCGTCGGAACGCCCCCTTCATCCGCTGGGGCTGGCGGTGGGTGTCCGCCGCATGGAATCATGGAAACGCGGATCCGCTGTACATGGGTGAATTGATCCGGCTTCAGGAAATGTCCGGGAAAAAGCATCCTGCCGCCACTCTCCGGGAACATGCCGAATCCGTCGGAGGGGCGCTGACCCCGGAAGAACTTCTCTGGATCCGGGAATACGAACAGGCACGGTACGGCAGCGGTCAGGGGACCACAACCGGAATGAAGGTGTCAAAGAAAAAACTGTTGCTCCGCTTCAAACCCTGATCAACCGGACGGATCGCAACGATGAAAGGGGGATTCGGAGATGCCGGATCTTGCCGCAATCTTTCAGCGCTCAGCCGGCAGACGGGTGCTCTTGCCGGCGGGATGCCTTCTTTTTGCGGAGATTTTGTTCCCTTTGGCGGAATTGACCGGAACGGAAAAACCCTTTCTCTTTTTTCTCGGATTTGTGATATGGCTGGTGATGGCCTCGTTCGATCTGACATGGAAGGTTCAGTTGCCGGCCGGGCTTTTGATCATCCAGTTCCTGATGAACGAAATCTTCCATCCGCAATTGCCCGTGTTCGGGTCTGAATGGTGGACCCGGATGTGGATCGTCATCGGGCGAAGCCTTTCCGCGATCGGGGAACCGGAGCTGTTTTTTTCGCAGCGGGTCCTCGCCGATTTTCGCTCCCTGCTGTTTTTTTTGTTCCTCTGGGGAATGGCCCGGATCTGGTGGCGAGCGCTGCGATCTCCCCCACTGAGGGCGTTTCCGGTTTTGCTGACGGCCCTGGTGCTCTTGGTTCTCGAGATCGGGACGGATCTTCGGCTCGGCGGTGCCGTCATCCGGACCGTCGTGACGGGATTGTTGTTGTTTGCGTGGACCCGTCGCCGCTCTTGGCTGGCGAGGCTGGATCATCTGGAGTTGACGTCCGTTCGCCTGTCGGTGTCCACGGCGTTGTTGTTGGTGTTGCTTCCGATTCTGGGGTGGATGTTGCCCAAATCGTCGGTCAGTGCCGGTTTTGACCTCCGGGACTGGATTCCGGTCGGGGAGGGAGAAGGTCATTCCCGAACGAAAACGGCGGGTTACGCCAGGGATGATCAGCGGCTCGGCGGACCGATCCGCCTGGATGACCAAGTGGTGTTCCGGGCGTCGGTGGACGTTCCCTATTACTGGCGCGGTGAATCGAAACAGGTATACACCGGAAAGGGATGGATCAACCGGACAACCACCCCCGTGCGGGCTGCGGCCGGTCATCCGGTGCGAAATCCGGACGGTTCGATCATCCTTCGCCCGAACGGGCATGCGGTCAACCTGTACACGGGAGAGGTGCGGGCCAACTATGCACGGATTACTTTTGAGAAACCTCCCGGCGATCTTTTGTTTGTTCCGGGACAACTGAAAATCCTGAAAAGCCTCAACGGGAGCCCGCCGGAAAACATGGTGACGGAAATCCAGTCCGCCAATCAGCTCTCCCGCATCCGTTTTCCGGGGGTGACCGTCAAAAACTACGTCTTGATGGCGGAAGTGCCGGTCATGGACGAAGAGCGTCTCAGGCAGGCGGGAACGGGCGAAACCGGTGACCGTTCGCCGGACCTGGCGGAATACACGAGACTGCCCGCCACCGTCCCGGAGCGCGTTCTTCGGTTGGCGGAGCAGGTGACAAAAGGGGCAAATACCCCGTATGAAAAAGCGAAAGCGGTGGAAGCGTTCCTGCGCGGTGGACGGTTCCGGTATGAACTCGACGCTCCCGAGACGCCCTCGGACCGTGACTTTGTGGATCATTTTCTGTTTTCCTCCCGACAGGGATATTGCGATCACTTTTCCACCTCCATGGCGGTGTTGCTGCGGGCGGCCGGTGTTCCCGCCCGCTGGGTGAAAGGGTATCTTCCCGGTGAAATCCGTTCGGATTCCCGCTCCGGCCAGAACCTCGTGACGGTCCGGAACCGCGATGCCCACTCCTGGGTCGAAGTGTATCTTGACGGGGTCGGGTGGATCCCGTTCGAACCCACGCCGGGTTTCTTCCACCCCGCGCCGGTCACGGCTTCTTCCGAAGAGGAGGTTGTCACGGACAACCGACCGGGACAGGGGCCTTCCTCCGATCCGTCCGAATCGGAGGAGCTTGTGGAGGAGAGATTGGCACGGCTGGAACAGATGGAACGGGAAGAGCTTCAGCCGGAAACGGAGGCGGTCGGCGATTCCG from Staphylospora marina includes:
- a CDS encoding AAA family ATPase, yielding MGKQVPASLAWDQEHPKVRDLIENIEKVMVGKRPVIELCIAALLAGGHVLLEDVPGVGKTMLVKALSRSLGCKFSRIQFTPDLLPSDVTGVSIFNQKTLEFEFRPGPLMAHVVLADEINRTSPKTQAALLEAMEEGAVTVDGRTWTLEPPFFVIATQNPIEYEGTFPLPEAQLDRFLIKLSLGYPSPDQEMEMLRRFRLKHPVNTVGQVWSTEDLIRLQEQVRQVHVDDSLVRYIVRIVDETRKTEDFMLGASPRASMALYRCAQALAFCRGRDYVVPDDVKRLVPHVLAHRVLTAPKARLSGLTPEEILDRILHRVSVPVLPE
- a CDS encoding DUF58 domain-containing protein, producing MVRKRNGWWPLVAFTMLSAVLAVWVGGFVAGFLFWIGLGLLVYEGLVAMICFAGASVDRELSSTRLTAGEDLEVRLRVRRDFRWPLYWFMVRDKSDLEHSVSGLRAEFLVTSESEEFEYRVYHLKRGRYAFAGAELQAGDLFGFMSRTRFQEDPRTLTVYPRLMPVDKLPEGWSAGETNRKHRLLEDSGVVTGIRNYRHGDRLQLIHWKASSRGQGWKVKEFDRSASAQILLLLDQRASAYRGRGEHVFEHAVSLTASLVREWMDRRIPVSVMLGGKTPVRLPTVATEDQFMRLMEYLVDVKPDGSALPDVRWVFGHRGGGRLHVVMVCAAEDDAVRAFARELNRIGSSFQCLDVAGRERVAETGGPAKAFASNRRP
- a CDS encoding transglutaminase-like domain-containing protein, encoding MLRSERMDALTSGRKAILLSVASLMFIEVWVPLADWTLTRKPEIFFLSFPAFLAVRLFVRNRLLDLVLGLFIVHVLMNLIYHPDLGPFAAEWWTSVWITGFREAVSLEPGDLLAAGESTVIRSLLFFPVIRIVAGAWGHCLASARLFWLPFGVSAAFLLVMEPTREVSGPLIRLTMYGLLLAAWFRQEELENRSGTSQGKMWRVAVAFLVALVLVNTASSFPGNQVRDAVSWKEWLEEAVEGSTASRIGYGRSDEDLGGPLKQDNRPVFEAEVDAPYYWRGESKEVYTGRGWDKGPYYMKLHLGHLVPEADGAVTIARNESFYNVFLKGQETTNHVNVRIRKPFTDTLFVPGEAFRVNHVNEEPATGAVDFVLHDRMFTSRLFHTGEEPLRSYALESRLPEIREDLLRQKKSRGAGLQYLTFVALPDTVPPRVAELARRLTESAGTDYDKVKAVENWLRSGDLEYETEKVPVTPPGRDFVDHFLFESKTGYCDHFSTSMVVLLRSVGIPARWVKGFTAGEFRYDADIGKYRVTVRNRHAHSWVEVYFQDVGWIPFEPTPPFRFPSPADDRPDGWDGTPVEGDVSGTWEDAETSPDAGQPQTEGGQAENKGADVFARWLIPGATGILILLALVRILRRNAPFIRWGWRWVSAAWNHGNADPLYMGELIRLQEMSGKKHPAATLREHAESVGGALTPEELLWIREYEQARYGSGQGTTTGMKVSKKKLLLRFKP
- a CDS encoding transglutaminase-like domain-containing protein; the encoded protein is MPDLAAIFQRSAGRRVLLPAGCLLFAEILFPLAELTGTEKPFLFFLGFVIWLVMASFDLTWKVQLPAGLLIIQFLMNEIFHPQLPVFGSEWWTRMWIVIGRSLSAIGEPELFFSQRVLADFRSLLFFLFLWGMARIWWRALRSPPLRAFPVLLTALVLLVLEIGTDLRLGGAVIRTVVTGLLLFAWTRRRSWLARLDHLELTSVRLSVSTALLLVLLPILGWMLPKSSVSAGFDLRDWIPVGEGEGHSRTKTAGYARDDQRLGGPIRLDDQVVFRASVDVPYYWRGESKQVYTGKGWINRTTTPVRAAAGHPVRNPDGSIILRPNGHAVNLYTGEVRANYARITFEKPPGDLLFVPGQLKILKSLNGSPPENMVTEIQSANQLSRIRFPGVTVKNYVLMAEVPVMDEERLRQAGTGETGDRSPDLAEYTRLPATVPERVLRLAEQVTKGANTPYEKAKAVEAFLRGGRFRYELDAPETPSDRDFVDHFLFSSRQGYCDHFSTSMAVLLRAAGVPARWVKGYLPGEIRSDSRSGQNLVTVRNRDAHSWVEVYLDGVGWIPFEPTPGFFHPAPVTASSEEEVVTDNRPGQGPSSDPSESEELVEERLARLEQMEREELQPETEAVGDSGQEEFVKWWWTAAILLLPFLRRTWRARLISLLNGWSLAWLKKRRTLSGVTYVLRFWNWTGFRKRHQTLREMGGELGGKESSLQEMIDWIRRYEKRRYGKKQSQRDRSSRWKRLPGVKKS